In Acidimicrobiales bacterium, a genomic segment contains:
- a CDS encoding toll/interleukin-1 receptor domain-containing protein codes for MPTGRPGSTAVVVLADANLIVDAAWRGYVSSLAHRVPDDLVIPVALVPVEHLPRELTELRTFPLVDVAEENQPAELLRRVMHDLALFIEARSRQVKVFISHAKQDGLAIATVVRRHLHEIAGLDDFFDAADVSYGSPLAEEITRAAGNAFALLAIQTDSYASREWCRLEVLEAKRRRVPIVVLAAVRVGESRAFPYLGNVPVVRWEDDSSLPAVVSALLREVLGARYFPRRVRHLCRLYGLDPDHQVFAYPPELLTALLYSVDASAAGRDVGHYLYPDPPLGTEELELIRMMEPRLTPVTPTTLWAS; via the coding sequence GTGCCCACAGGGCGCCCGGGCAGCACTGCCGTAGTCGTTCTGGCTGATGCGAACCTGATCGTCGATGCCGCGTGGCGCGGCTACGTGAGTTCGTTGGCGCATCGTGTGCCGGACGACCTCGTCATACCTGTCGCTCTGGTGCCGGTGGAGCATCTTCCGAGAGAGCTCACCGAGCTGAGGACCTTTCCACTCGTTGACGTCGCCGAGGAGAACCAACCCGCCGAGCTGCTCCGTCGGGTCATGCACGACCTGGCGCTGTTCATCGAAGCGCGATCTCGACAGGTGAAGGTCTTCATCAGCCACGCGAAACAAGATGGCTTGGCGATAGCGACAGTGGTTCGCCGGCATCTGCATGAGATTGCCGGGCTCGACGACTTCTTCGACGCGGCCGACGTCTCCTACGGCTCGCCGCTCGCAGAGGAGATCACGAGAGCAGCGGGCAACGCGTTCGCGTTGCTCGCCATCCAAACCGACAGCTACGCGTCTCGCGAGTGGTGTCGTCTCGAAGTGCTGGAGGCCAAGCGTCGGCGGGTTCCCATCGTGGTCCTCGCGGCTGTCCGGGTGGGAGAGAGTCGGGCGTTCCCGTATCTCGGCAACGTTCCGGTCGTGCGCTGGGAAGACGACTCTTCGCTACCGGCCGTCGTCAGCGCCCTCCTGCGCGAGGTCCTGGGCGCCAGGTACTTCCCGCGACGGGTGCGGCACCTTTGTCGCCTCTACGGGCTGGATCCCGACCATCAGGTGTTCGCCTACCCGCCCGAGCTCCTCACCGCGCTCCTGTACAGCGTCGACGCTTCGGCCGCGGGGCGAGATGTCGGCCACTACCTCTATCCCGATCCTCCGCTCGGCACCGAGGAGCTCGAACTGATCCGCATGATGGAGCCGCGTCTCACGCCGGTGACGCCGACGACCCTCTGGGCATCATGA